In a genomic window of Ipomoea triloba cultivar NCNSP0323 chromosome 3, ASM357664v1:
- the LOC116013066 gene encoding uncharacterized protein LOC116013066: MIVDQEGEEEHEREFWFKPCWSKEVPWKMSFLAWRVFKRKIPSDDNLRRFGYQLASRCYCCPNPRLDNLQHIFCTGSTASQVWGYFARSLGFNIQIRGVKQLCYEWWKKKPRNRMIRFLTHKLPMVILWELWVHYNQCKYGKESPSRARIIFKVTRDMVDCIMRKWPSWDPFPPNWNYILRRADLFKCSKIVREASWCKPPKGWIKINTAVKKGSCSFMIRNSKGEFVMAGVYSGDRDMEMIMLKECLSWCKKRGLGRVQIEGEQVRVDGDEQGLRVEWLKCDRRMNCIAQWLLDKCEGQNVVYRRVSALPKGFLYILSLEGFPHFSSLPRRDFIPVDNNQNRRWDPGGR; this comes from the coding sequence ATGATTGTAGACcaggaaggagaagaagaacatgAAAGGGAATTTTGGTTCAAACCTTGTTGGTCAAAAGAAGTGCCATGGAAGATGTCCTTCCTTGCTTGGAGGGTGTTCAAAAGGAAAATCCCATCTGATGATAATCTGAGAAGATTTGGATATCAACTTGCTTCAAGGTGCTACTGCTGCCCAAATCCAAGGTTGGATAATTTGCAACATATTTTCTGCACAGGATCCACAGCATCACAAGTTTGGGGATACTTTGCAAGATCTTTGGGATTTAACATTCAGATAAGAGGAGTCAAACAGTTGTGCTATGAATGGTGGAAGAAAAAACCTAGAAATAGAATGATCAGATTCTTAACTCACAAATTGCCAATGGTGATCTTATGGGAATTATGGGTGCATTACAACCAGTGCAAGTATGGAAAGGAAAGTCCATCTAGGGCCAGGATAATCTTCAAAGTCACAAGAGACATGGTGGATTGCATAATGAGAAAATGGCCATCATGGGATCCATTTCCTCCTAACTGGAACTATATATTGAGGAGAGCTGATTTGTTCAAATGTAGCAAGATAGTAAGAGAAGCAAGCTGGTGCAAGCCACCAAAGGGTTGGATAAAAATCAACACAGCTGTAAAGAAGGGGAGTTGCAGCTTTATGATTAGAAACTCTAAGGGGGAGTTTGTTATGGCAGGAGTATATTCTGGTGACAGGGATATGGAGATGATAATGCTGAAGGAATGTTTGAGTTGGTGTAAGAAAAGAGGCTTGGGAAGGGTTCAGATTGAGGGAGAGCAGGTGAGGGTTGATGGGGATGAGCAGGGACTGAGAGTTGAATGGTTAAAATGTGACAGGAGAATGAATTGTATTGCACAGTGGCTTCTTGACAAATGTGAAGGACAAAATGTTGTATATAGAAGGGTGAGTGCACTCCCTAAAGGTTTCTTATACATCTTAAGCCTGGAAGGATTCCCTCACTTCTCATCACTCCCAAGGAGGGATTTCATTCCAGTTGACAATAATCAGAACAGAAGATGGGACCCTGGTGGAAGATGA